From the Paenibacillus sp. MMS20-IR301 genome, the window AGTGGTTGTAATGCCAGTCTGTGGCAATACCGTCCTTATTCGTAACAGAGTATTGGCACATAGGCGGCATAACCACCCGGTTTTTCAGTTGCAGGCCTTTAAACTCATAGGGGGTGAACAGGTTCTTCATTGATTGTGCGCTCCTTTGTTATGGCTAATTATTAAATGTATGCTCATGCATATAAATATAGACCGCAAGATGAGCCCTGTCAACTGGAATTTATGGCTTACAATACTGTAAGGTAGTTGTAAGTTTCAGAAATAGCTGGCAAAGTGTACTGTTTGTATAATGAAAACAATCCAGGTGAAAGAGGAGCGGAAGCCCTTGCCCCTATTAGACGTCCACCATTTATCCAGAATTTATGAAGGCAAGGTATCCATACATGCGCTTAATCATATCCGTTTCGCCGTGGAGAAGGGTGAATTCGTTGGCATTATGGGACCATCCGGCAGCGGCAAAACCACACTGCTCAACGTCATCGCCACAATCGATGAGCCGACCTCGGGCCAGGTGCTGATTAACGGCCGGGACCCGAATCTGCTGGGCCGCCAGGAGAAGGCGCTGTTCCGCCGTGAGGAGCTGGGGCTTGTGTTTCAGCATTTCAATCTGCTGGATACGCTCACGGCTGAAGAGAATGTGGTGCTTCCGCTGACCCTTGGCGGCAGAACTGTCCGCGAAATGGAGCTGCGTTTGGCCGAAGTAGCAGCAAGGCTGGATATTACGGCACTGCTGCCTAGGCGCATCCATGAGCTCTCCGGCGGCCAGAAGCAGCGTGTAGCGATTGCCAGAGCGATGATTCACCGTCCCTCGCTGATTCTGGCCGATGAGCCTACGGGCAGCCTCGACTCCAAAACATCCCAGGAAGTCATGGGGCTGCTCGCCGAGGTGAACGAAGCGGAGGGAGCAACCGTGCTGATGGTCACGCATGATGCGGTGGCAGCCAGCTTTTGCCACCGGGTGATTTTTATCAAGGACGGACGGTTTTACAGTGAGATGTACCGGGGCAGCAGCCGGGCGGCTTTCTTCCAGAATATTATTGATATGCTGTCGCTGCTGGGAGGAGACGGCCATGACCTTTCGGCAGTTCGCCTTTAGGAATGTAACCAGAAGCAAACGCAAGTATGCCGCTTACTTCGTGAGCAGTGCATTCTCAGTCATGATTTTCTTTCTGTGTGCGCTGTTTATCTTTCATCCGGCTATTGCAGGAGACTTGATTCTGGATACCGCGGCGAAAACAATGATGATGGCGGAAGGAATCATTTACGTATTCTGCTCTCTGTTCGTGCTTGTATCCGTCGGCTCCTTCCTGCAGTCCCGTAAGCTGGAGTTCGGGATACTCCTGATGCACGGAATGACCAAAGGACAGCTTAACGGGATGGTCTTCCTGGAAAATATGCTGATCGGCGGTTCGGCCATTCTCACAGGGACTACTCTTGGCATGCTGTTAGGCAAGCTGTTCCTGATGATCGGTGCAGCATTTCTCGGCATTCCCCCGCTGGGCTTCTATTTCAGCTGGCAGGCACTGGTGCTGACAATTATCAGCTACGCTGTATTGTTCGTGCTGATTTCATTATCAACCTTCACCTTCATCGGTAATGAATCGCCGGGAGGAATGTTTCAGCGCGGACGCAGCGGGGAGAGGGCACAGCGTGTCCGCAGCCCGCTGGCACTGCTCTCCGGCCTGCTGCTGCTGGGCGGCTATGTGCTGGCTGCAC encodes:
- a CDS encoding ABC transporter ATP-binding protein; translated protein: MPLLDVHHLSRIYEGKVSIHALNHIRFAVEKGEFVGIMGPSGSGKTTLLNVIATIDEPTSGQVLINGRDPNLLGRQEKALFRREELGLVFQHFNLLDTLTAEENVVLPLTLGGRTVREMELRLAEVAARLDITALLPRRIHELSGGQKQRVAIARAMIHRPSLILADEPTGSLDSKTSQEVMGLLAEVNEAEGATVLMVTHDAVAASFCHRVIFIKDGRFYSEMYRGSSRAAFFQNIIDMLSLLGGDGHDLSAVRL